The Duganella sp. BuS-21 sequence TTGGATCACGCCTTGGCCCATCAGGAATACCGAGAACAGCAGCGACAGCGGCAGCAGCAAGTACAAGGTCGAACGGGTCAGGTCGACCCAGAAGCTACCGATCGACTTGGTCGAGCGCGAGGCAAAGCCGCGAATCAGCGCAAAGGCGACGGCGATGCCGGTGGCAGCCGAGAAGAAGTTTTGTACTGCCAGCGCCAGCATCTGGGTCAGATAGCTCATGGTTTGTTCGCCGCTATAGCCTTGCCAGTTGGTGTTGGCGACGAAGCTGACGGCGGTGTCGAAGGCCGAATCCGGGCTGACGTTGGCCATCGCTTGCGGATTCAAAGGCAGCCACAGTTGCACGCGTTGCAGCGCGTAGGTGACCAGTGCGCCGATAACGCTGAACAGCAGCAGCGATAAGGCATAGGATTTCCAGCCTTGGCCCTCTTTCGGATTGACGCCGGCGGCGCGGTAGATCAGGTGTTCGATTTTGGCCAGCCAGCCGAAGCCGCGCAGTGGCGCGCCGCTGCCATTGCCGACGCGGGCCAGCAGGATGCCCAATGGGTAGGACAGCGCCAGGAGCACGGCCAGGAAGGCGATCAGCAGCAGGAGAGATTGCATCGTCATGTTACAGGTCCTCCGCTTTCAACAGGGCCACTACCAGATAGACCAGCAGGCCGGCCGACGCGATGGCGCCGATCACGTAAAACGTGTTCATGGCTTACCTCCGAGTTTTTCGCAACCAGCGGCCATGGCCGCGGTTACCGCGTAAAAGAGCACCATCGCTCCGATAAATACTAAGTCCATCACACCCTCACAGGTCTTGTTTTGATAGGAAGAAGCTTAGCCAGAAGGGTCTAAAGATTTTGTAAAGACTTGGAGAGGGGGTGTAAACAAAGCGTAAAAATTTACGTTTTCTTTACGGACGCCGCAGGATTCTTTAGAACGTTTTTACGGGCGTCTCGGTAGGCTGGGTCCATCGCAACTACCGATCAAAAACAGATCACAATCATGGACACTTCTTTACACGGCATTTGGGTGCCGCTGGTGACGCCGATGCAGCACGGCGAGCTGGATTTATCGTGCTTGCAGCGGCTGGCGGACTGCGTGATTAACGACGGCGCGCACGGTCTGGTGGTGTGCGGCACCACCGGCGAAGCGCCGCAGCTGGATTTGGCCGAGCAAAGCGCGGCGCTGGCGGCAGTCCTGGAAGTGGCGCATAAGCGCTGCCCAGTGTTGATGGGCATCGGCGGCAGCGACACTTTTGCCGCCGCCAGCCGGGTGCTGGAGTTTGACGATGAAGATTTGGCCGGTTACCTGGTCTCCACGCCGGCTTATGTCCGGCCCTCGCAGGAAGGCTTGCGGCGCCACTTCGAGACGATCGCCGATTCTACTTCGCGGCCTATCGCCTTGTACAACGTGCCAGCACGTACCGGCGTCAATCTGGAGCTGGCCACCGCGCGCCGCTTGGCCGAGCGGCCGCAATTTTCCGCCATCAAGGAAGCCGGCGGTAGCTTGCGGCAGATGATGGACTTGGTGCAGCAGACGCCTTTATCGGTGCTGTGCGGCGATGATGTGCTGCTGTTCTCAGCCCTGTGCGGCGGCGGCCATGGGGCGATTTCTGCATCGGCGCATATTCGCACCGATTTGTATGTGCAGCTGTACGACCTCGTGCGCGCACAGCGCCTAAGTGAAGCGCGCACGCTGGCGGCGGCGCTGCTGCCGATGATGCAGTTGCTGTTCTCGGAACCGAATCCGGCGCCGTTGAAGGCGGCGCTCGGCATGCTAGGCTTGCTGCGCGATGAATTGCGCTTGCCGATGGTGCCGGCTAGCTTGGCTTGCAAGGAAAATCTGGCGGCAGCCTTGGAGGCGCTGGACGCCTTGCCACGCTACCGGCGCGCCACTGCTGCTGCAACGACGGCGCACGGTGCGGCTCGTTACTCGCTGGCTCACGCCATGGCGGCCATATGATCGTCGCTCTCACTGGTATTGATGGCGACAGCACCGTCTCCGATCTGGCCGAAGACTTGGCTATGCTGCGCGTGGCAGCCGGCAAGCGAGTGCTGTTGGTCTCGCCCAATCCCGGCGCTTACGATGCTCAGCTTTACGATGATTTGGTGGTCGACGCCTCGCCGCACGGCGCCATCAAGGCAGATGTCACGTTGAAGCAGGCCAGCGTGATTCTGACTTTGCTCCAGCCGGAGTCGCTGGAAGATCCCGACGAATGCGCCGCACTGCTGGCGCGCTTGCAACTGGCCCAGAGCGCCAATCCCGGCGTCCGCGTGCTGGTGACGGTAGCGCATGGCCGCCGTCCTCTTACAGCACACCAAACCGGCTGCCTGCTGGTGTTCGTGGCCAAACTGCCGCAGGCCCGCTTAGCCGACACGCTGGTCCTCGATGACAGCGCCGATACCTACCACTCGCGCCACAGCGAATTGGAGCTGCAAGCCTACAAAGCCGACCGCAAACTCTGCGCCCCCGAAGTCCGCCACCTCTACCGCGAGATCTTCCGCCCGGTTTGGAGGATATAGGTGTGGGGGGCTGCGTTTTCCCGGCAGCGGGCAATGGGTGGGTGCCGACACCTGCCGCGTGCAGCAGAACACAGCGATAACACAACTATTTAAGCAAGCGCCGCAAGCAGCATAAACATCACGCTGCGGCGCCCCTCAAGACTACTTAAAACACTTTGCTGATCATCAGTTGCAGCGCGGTCTTGCCGAGGAATTTATTGTTGGCGGCCGAAGTGTAAGCCGATTCCTGAGCGTTGGTGCCTATCACGGCCAGCGCGCCGGTGACCACGCCAAAGTCCTTGGTCACGCCCAGCTTCCAATCGGTGTACGACGCAGCATCGTTGTGCTTCACTTCCTGACGGCCGGCGTGCAGGTTGATGGTGTAGCCATCGCCAGCATCGATGTTAGCGCCGAGGTCCAAATAGCCGCTGTTCTTACTATCGGCAAAACCAAACAGATTGGTCACCGAATGCGAATACTTGGCGTAGGCCGGGCCATAACCGAGCTGGCCGTAAACCTCAGTGGTGTTGGCGCTCACCGGCAGCGCGTTGGAGGCATAAACGTACGTCAGCACACCAACGTCATACGACACAGCTTCGGTAACCTGACCGCGCTTGCCGGCATACAGATCCAGCTCGACGCTGCCATCGCCACCCGCATCTTTAATCCACGTAATAGTCGAAGCCCATGCACCGGCATACAAGCCGGTTGGATTGTTGACGTAATCCGCACCGCCCTGCAAAGCCGGCTGCAAGCGCGTCTGCGAAATACCGCGATAGCGATAGTCACTGATCACCGCCACATTGAAGCTGACCGCGTTATCCGGCACGGCGGCCGGCGCCGGCGCATCTTCAGCGCGGGCAGTGTGAGCGGCGAAGGCAGCAACTACGGCTGCAGCGAGTACTAATTTTTTCATGTTCTACTTCCTATCAGTGCATCAGTGGTTAAAAACTTCGCGGTACAGCGCGTCCATATTGGCCGGCGCCGCGCCACGAATAATGGTGCTGGCCAGCGTTGCCGACATCACCCGCGCCACGTAGCCGCGCACCGCAGCACGCTCCTCGTCGCTGGGCGTGCCGGCCACGCCAACCAGTACAAACAGCACGCGCAAGCCCGGATTAAACATGCGCGCAGAATTAAGACGGGCAATCAGCGCGGCGCGGCTGCCGGCGGTGTCGCGCCCTTCGGTGTCGATCACAATATCGTTGTAGCGGGTGCGCAGCAGCGCCAGATTATTGGCGACGATGGCCTAATCGGCCCCGCCGCACGGACTGGCGATGGTGATCATCACACGCCGCCCCGCGCCAGCGCCGTCATGCGGCCGAATTCGGCGCCCGGCAAGGCGCGCATCACCGCCTCCATCACCTGCCCGGCCAGGGCCAGCGAGAGGCACAGCCAGACCTTGACGCGGGCGCCGTGGTCGCAGGCTTCCACCCGCATGAATTCCATGGCGTCGCCGCAGGTGCGCACCACCAGCGCGCGCAGCTCGGTCACCGACGCCGCATCCACCGTCAGTTGCATCAGGCACGGGCGCGGCGCCCGGGCGCGGTCGGCTGCGGCCCAGAGCGAGCGGCGTTGAGCGGCTTTGGTGTGGAAAAAGGCGTGCATGACGAACCTCCGTGTGATCGTTTCAATACCTGAAAGCTTATCGACCGCGTCGTAAAAACGGTCTAAAAAGGCGGGCCGCCGTTGTAAACATCGTGTATAAATTGCGCGGTGCGCAATTTTTGCCCGCCATCGCCCGCAGTTGAGGATAGAATACGCAAAACAATGCATGACCTGTACATAAACCCAGTATCAAGAAAACAAGCTTGCACGTATGGCCACTAAAAAACCCGTTTCCGACTACAGCGAATCCTCCATCCGCGTCCTCAAGGGCCTGGAACCCGTCAAGCAGCGACCGGGCATGTACACCCGCACCGAGAACCCGCTGCACATCATCCAGGAGGTGATCGACAATGCCGCCGATGAAGCGCTGGGCGGCAACTGCAACACCATCATCGTCACCCAGAACGCCGACGGCAGCATCACGGTCGAAGACGACGGCCGCGGCATCCCGGTCGGCCTGCACCCGGAAGAAGGCGTGCCGACGGTGGAAATCGTGTTTACGCGCCTGCACGCGGGCGGCAAGTTCGACAAAGGCAGCGGCGGCGCGTATGCGTTCTCCGGCGGCCTGCACGGCGTCGGCGTGTCGGTCACCAACGCGCTGTCCAAGCGCCTGGAAATCACCGTATGGCGCAAGGAGCCGAACGGCACCGGCCTGCACCACCTGGTGTTCGAGCACGGCGACGTGGTCGAGCCGTTGACGTCCGTGCCGGCCCCGCGCGACGGCAAGAAGTCCGGCACCCGCGTCACCGCCTGGCCGGACGCCAAGTATTTCGACTCGGCCGCCATCTCGCACACCGAGCTGCAACGCCTGCTGCGCTCCAAGGCCGTGCTGCTGCCGGGCGTGTCGGTCACGCTGAACAACGCCAAGACCGGCGAATCGCAGACCTGGCAGTACAACGATGGCCTGCGCGGCTACCTGACCGAAGCGCTGGCCCAAGCCACCGACGGCGACACCCTGATCCCGCTGTTCGAAGGCGAGCAGTTCGCCGGCCCCGACGCCGAAGGCTTTGCCGAGGGCGAAGGCGCCTCGTGGGTGGTGGCCTGGACCGAGCAAGGCGCGGTGGTGCGCGAATCCTATGTCAACCTGATTCCCACGCCGAACGGCGGCACCCATGAATCGGGCCTGCGCGACGGCTTGTACGGCGCGGTGAAGAACTTCGTCGAAATGCACTCGCTGCTGCCGAAAGGCGTCAAGCTGCTGCCCGAAGACGTGTTCGCGCGCACCTCCTTCGTGCTGTCGGCCAAGGTACTGGACCCGCAATTCCAGGGCCAGATCAAGGAACGCCTGAATTCGCGCGACGCCGTGCGCCTGGTCTCGACCTACTCCAAGCCGGCGCTGGAACTGTGGCTGAACCACCACGTCGACTACGGCAAGAAGCTGGCCGAGCTGGTGATCAAACAGGCGCAGTCGCGCCTGCGCTCGGCGCAAAAAGTCGAGAAGAAAAAATCCTCGGGCGTGGCCGTCCTGCCGGGCAAGCTGACCGACTGCGAATCGAACGACGTCGACCGCACCGAACTGTTCCTGGTCGAGGGCGACTCGGCCGGCGGCTCGGCCAAAATGGGCCGCGACAAGGAATTCCAGGCCATCCTGCCGCTGCGCGGCAAGGTCTTGAACTCGTGGGAGACCGACAAGGACCGCCTGTTCGCCAACAACGAAATCCACGACATCTCGGTGGCGATCGGCGTCGATCCGCACGGCGTCGGCGACACGCCCGACCTGTCGGGCCTGCGCTACGGCAAGATCTGCATCCTGTCCGATGCCGACGTCGACGGCTCGCACATCCAGGTGCTGCTCCTGACGCTGTTCTTCCGCCACTTCCCCGGCCTGATCGCCAACGGCAATATCTGCATCGCCCGTCCGCCGCTGTACCGCGTCGACGCGCCGGCGCGCGGCAAGAAGCCGATCCAGAAGCTGTACGCGCTGGACGCCGGCGAACTGGTGGCCATCGAGGACAAGTTGCGCAAGGATGGCCTGAAGGAAGGCGCCTGGTCGATCTCGCGTTTCAAAGGACTGGGCGAGATGAACGCCGAGCAGCTGTGGGAAACCACCATGAACCCGGACACGCGCCGGCTGCTGCCGGTGTCGCTGGGCGGTTTCGGCCACAACGAATCGGCCGCCCGCTTCAATATGCTGATGGGCAAAGGCGAAGCAGCCGCGCGCCGCGCCTGGATCGAGGAACACGGCAACGAAGCCGAAGCGGATATCTGACGCACCGTCATTCCAGCGCAAGCGGGAATCCATGCCGAGCCGGCTAGCACGCGCCGCATGGATCCCCGCCTGCGCGGGGACGACGGGGGAACGACAACACAAGCACACACATCATGACTCAAGCAAATCTCTTTGACGAACCGGCTGACGGCACTGCGACGGCCGCCAAGCCAGCGGCGCCGGCCGCAGCGGCAGCACCATCGGCCCCGGTCGCGCCGGTCCACGCGCCTGCGGAAGCGGCCGCCCAGGCGACAGCCGAAGCGCACGCCCACGGCCAGCCCGCGCCGGTCCCCGCCGACATCGATGACGGCAGCGGCTTTGGTGGCGGCTTTGGTGGCAACGGCGGTGGCAACGGCGGCGGCGACGGCTTCGGCGGCCCGCTCGGCGGCGGTGGCGACGATGGCGACGGCGGCGACACGCTGACCCTGTCCACCTTCGCCGAACGCGCCTACCTCGACTACGCCATCTCGGTGGTCAAGGGCCGCGCCCTGCCCGACGTCTGCGACGGCCAGAAGCCGGTGCAGCGCCGCATCCTGTACGCGATGAACGAAATGGGCCTGAACGCCACCGCCAAGCCGCGCAAATCGGCCACCGTGGTGGGCGACGTGCTCGGCAAACTGCACCCGCACGGCGACCAGTCGGTATACGACGCCATGGTGCGCATGGCGCAGGACTTCTCGCTGCGCTACCCGCTGGTCGACGGCCAGGGCAACTTCGGCTCGCGCGACGGCGACGGCGCGGCGGCGATGCGCTACACCGAAGCACGATTGACGCCGATCGCCAAAGTGTTGATGGACGAAATCAACCTCGGCACCGTCGACTTCCAGGCCAACTACGACGGCTCGACCGAAGAACCGTGCCTGCTGCCGGCGCGCCTGCCGATGGTGCTGCTGAACGGCGCCTCCGGCATCGCGGTCGGCCTGGCGACGGAAATCCCGTCGCACAACCTGGGCGAGGTGGCGCAGGCCGCCGTCGCCATGATCCGCAATCCGAAAATCTCGCACGCCGAGCTGATGGCGCTGATCCCCGGCCCGGACTTCCCGGGCGGCGGCCAGATCATCACGCCGGCGCAGCAGATCGCCGACATGTACGCCAGCGGCCGTGGCTCGATGAAGGTGCGGGCGCGCTGGAAGATCGAAGAACTGGCGCGCGGCCAGTGGCAGGCGGTGGTGACCGAACTGCCGCCGGGCACCTCGTCGCAAAAGGTGCTGGAAGAAATCGAAGAGCTGACCAACCCGAAAATCAAGCTGGGCAAGAAAGCGCTGTCGCCGGAACAGCTGGCGCTGAAATCGCTGATCCTCAATTCGCTCGACACCATCCGCGACGAATCGGGCCGCGCGGCGCCGGTGCGCCTGGTGTTCGAACCGAAATCGAAAAACCAGGACCAGACCGAATTCATGCTGATGATGCTGGCGCACACTTCGCTCGAATCGTCGGCCTCGATCAACCTGGTGATGATAGGCGGCGACGGCCGTCCGCGCCAGAAGGGCCTGACCGACATCCTGTCGGAATGGATCACCTTCCGCTTCGCCACCGTCACCCGCCGCACGCAGTTCAAGCTGGGCAAGGTCGACGCCCGCATCCACATCCTGGAAGGCCGCCAGACCATCCTGCTCAACATCGATGAAGTGATCCACATCATCCGCAACTCGGACGAACCGAAGGCGGCGCTGATGGAACGCTTCAAGCTGAGCGAAATCCAGGCCGAAGACATCCTGGAAATCCGCCTGCGCCAACTGGCGCGGCTGGAAGCGATCAAGATCGAGCAGGAACTGTCGGAACTGCGCAAGGAACGCCAGGCGCTGCAAGACCTGCTGGACAACCCGTCGTCGATGAAGCGCGCCATCATCAAGGAAATCG is a genomic window containing:
- the parC gene encoding DNA topoisomerase IV subunit A gives rise to the protein MTQANLFDEPADGTATAAKPAAPAAAAAPSAPVAPVHAPAEAAAQATAEAHAHGQPAPVPADIDDGSGFGGGFGGNGGGNGGGDGFGGPLGGGGDDGDGGDTLTLSTFAERAYLDYAISVVKGRALPDVCDGQKPVQRRILYAMNEMGLNATAKPRKSATVVGDVLGKLHPHGDQSVYDAMVRMAQDFSLRYPLVDGQGNFGSRDGDGAAAMRYTEARLTPIAKVLMDEINLGTVDFQANYDGSTEEPCLLPARLPMVLLNGASGIAVGLATEIPSHNLGEVAQAAVAMIRNPKISHAELMALIPGPDFPGGGQIITPAQQIADMYASGRGSMKVRARWKIEELARGQWQAVVTELPPGTSSQKVLEEIEELTNPKIKLGKKALSPEQLALKSLILNSLDTIRDESGRAAPVRLVFEPKSKNQDQTEFMLMMLAHTSLESSASINLVMIGGDGRPRQKGLTDILSEWITFRFATVTRRTQFKLGKVDARIHILEGRQTILLNIDEVIHIIRNSDEPKAALMERFKLSEIQAEDILEIRLRQLARLEAIKIEQELSELRKERQALQDLLDNPSSMKRAIIKEIENDAKTYGDARRTLIEEAQKAVVEQKVVDEPVTVIISDKGWIRARTGIGHDAAQFTFKAGDTLYGAFECRTVDNLLAFGSNGKVYSVPVAALPNARGDGVPITTLIDLAPGARILHYFSGAAATRLLLATSAGFGFETKAGDMVSRIKGGKSFITLDDGDVPLPPTVIPDSASAVAVLSSGARVLVFGMDEMKVLTNGGRGVILIELADKETLLAAKPISQKGVTVYGTGRAGKAQEERLSASALAVHFGKRARKGKELATKIKPTGLVPIV
- a CDS encoding TorF family putative porin; translation: MKKLVLAAAVVAAFAAHTARAEDAPAPAAVPDNAVSFNVAVISDYRYRGISQTRLQPALQGGADYVNNPTGLYAGAWASTITWIKDAGGDGSVELDLYAGKRGQVTEAVSYDVGVLTYVYASNALPVSANTTEVYGQLGYGPAYAKYSHSVTNLFGFADSKNSGYLDLGANIDAGDGYTINLHAGRQEVKHNDAASYTDWKLGVTKDFGVVTGALAVIGTNAQESAYTSAANNKFLGKTALQLMISKVF
- a CDS encoding type IIA DNA topoisomerase subunit B, translating into MATKKPVSDYSESSIRVLKGLEPVKQRPGMYTRTENPLHIIQEVIDNAADEALGGNCNTIIVTQNADGSITVEDDGRGIPVGLHPEEGVPTVEIVFTRLHAGGKFDKGSGGAYAFSGGLHGVGVSVTNALSKRLEITVWRKEPNGTGLHHLVFEHGDVVEPLTSVPAPRDGKKSGTRVTAWPDAKYFDSAAISHTELQRLLRSKAVLLPGVSVTLNNAKTGESQTWQYNDGLRGYLTEALAQATDGDTLIPLFEGEQFAGPDAEGFAEGEGASWVVAWTEQGAVVRESYVNLIPTPNGGTHESGLRDGLYGAVKNFVEMHSLLPKGVKLLPEDVFARTSFVLSAKVLDPQFQGQIKERLNSRDAVRLVSTYSKPALELWLNHHVDYGKKLAELVIKQAQSRLRSAQKVEKKKSSGVAVLPGKLTDCESNDVDRTELFLVEGDSAGGSAKMGRDKEFQAILPLRGKVLNSWETDKDRLFANNEIHDISVAIGVDPHGVGDTPDLSGLRYGKICILSDADVDGSHIQVLLLTLFFRHFPGLIANGNICIARPPLYRVDAPARGKKPIQKLYALDAGELVAIEDKLRKDGLKEGAWSISRFKGLGEMNAEQLWETTMNPDTRRLLPVSLGGFGHNESAARFNMLMGKGEAAARRAWIEEHGNEAEADI
- the dapA gene encoding 4-hydroxy-tetrahydrodipicolinate synthase; this translates as MDTSLHGIWVPLVTPMQHGELDLSCLQRLADCVINDGAHGLVVCGTTGEAPQLDLAEQSAALAAVLEVAHKRCPVLMGIGGSDTFAAASRVLEFDDEDLAGYLVSTPAYVRPSQEGLRRHFETIADSTSRPIALYNVPARTGVNLELATARRLAERPQFSAIKEAGGSLRQMMDLVQQTPLSVLCGDDVLLFSALCGGGHGAISASAHIRTDLYVQLYDLVRAQRLSEARTLAAALLPMMQLLFSEPNPAPLKAALGMLGLLRDELRLPMVPASLACKENLAAALEALDALPRYRRATAAATTAHGAARYSLAHAMAAI
- the kdpF gene encoding K(+)-transporting ATPase subunit F, producing MNTFYVIGAIASAGLLVYLVVALLKAEDL